The following are encoded together in the Bacillus cereus group sp. RP43 genome:
- a CDS encoding YjzC family protein, which produces MGQNRRFRSGQKAPNDGIYVEIGETGSMVKDPQMVKLTAGERFPENANHNRQWTYKRKP; this is translated from the coding sequence ATGGGACAAAATCGCAGGTTTCGTTCAGGGCAAAAGGCGCCAAATGATGGCATTTACGTAGAAATTGGTGAAACGGGAAGTATGGTGAAAGATCCACAAATGGTGAAATTAACTGCCGGGGAAAGGTTTCCAGAGAACGCAAATCATAACCGTCAGTGGACATATAAAAGAAAACCGTAA
- the clpB gene encoding ATP-dependent chaperone ClpB, whose amino-acid sequence MDLNQMTTKTQEAIMSAQSLAVSHHHQEVDTVHLLLTLLEQQDGLTVRIFQKMNVDIEALKQGAESLIKKKPSVTGSGAEAGKLYVTGALQQLLVRAGKEAEKLQDDYISVEHVLLAFSEEKGDINQLFTKFHITKDNLLQSLMTVRGNQRVTSQNPEATYEALEKYGRDLVAEVRAGKIDPVIGRDSEIRRVIRILSRKTKNNPVLIGEPGVGKTAIVEGLAQRIVKKDVPEGLKDRTIFALDMSALVAGAKFRGEFEERLQAVLNEIKKSEGRILLFIDELHTIVGAGKTEGAMDAGNMLKPMLARGELHCIGATTLDEYRKYIEKDPALERRFQQVLAEEPTVEDTISILRGLKERFEIYHGVNIHDRAIVAASVLSDRYISDRFLPDKAIDLVDEACATIRTEIDSMPTELDEVTRRIMQLEIEEAALGKEKDLGSQERLKTLQRELSDLKEVASSMRAKWEKEKEDIHKVRDLREHLERLRRELEEAEGNYDLNKAAELRHGKIPAIEKELKEAEEMGAHNKQENRLLREEVSEEEIADIVSRWTGIPVAKLVEGEREKLLRLEQILSERVIGQEEAVSLVSDAVLRARAGIKDPNRPIGSFIFLGPTGVGKTELAKTLAQTLFDSEEQMIRIDMSEYMEKHAVSRLIGAPPGYVGYEEGGQLTEAVRRKPYSVILLDEIEKAHPEVFNILLQMLDDGRITDSQGRTVDFKNTVIIMTSNIGSAHLLEGLEEDGSIKEESRELVMGQLRGHFRPEFLNRVDEIILFKPLTRNEIKDIVDKIVQELQGRLADRHISLELTESAKEFVVEAGFDPMYGARPLKRYVQRQVETKLARELIAGTITDNSHVVVDVENNELVVHVK is encoded by the coding sequence ATGGACTTAAATCAAATGACAACGAAAACACAGGAAGCGATTATGAGTGCTCAATCTTTAGCGGTATCTCATCATCATCAAGAAGTAGATACTGTTCATCTATTGCTTACGTTATTAGAGCAGCAAGACGGATTAACGGTACGTATTTTTCAAAAAATGAATGTCGATATAGAAGCGTTAAAGCAAGGCGCTGAAAGTTTAATTAAGAAAAAGCCTTCTGTAACTGGAAGCGGGGCAGAGGCAGGGAAATTATATGTAACAGGTGCTTTGCAACAACTGCTTGTAAGAGCAGGAAAAGAAGCGGAGAAATTGCAAGATGATTACATTTCAGTCGAACATGTATTGCTTGCTTTTTCTGAAGAAAAAGGCGATATAAATCAATTATTTACAAAATTTCATATTACGAAAGATAACTTATTACAGTCTTTAATGACAGTTCGGGGGAATCAAAGAGTGACTAGTCAAAATCCAGAAGCAACTTATGAAGCGTTAGAAAAATATGGCCGTGATTTAGTGGCTGAAGTAAGAGCGGGGAAAATTGATCCTGTAATTGGCCGAGATAGTGAAATTCGCCGCGTAATCCGTATTCTTTCACGCAAAACGAAAAATAACCCTGTTTTAATCGGAGAGCCAGGTGTTGGTAAAACAGCAATTGTTGAAGGATTAGCGCAGCGTATTGTGAAAAAAGATGTCCCAGAAGGACTAAAAGATCGAACAATTTTCGCTTTAGATATGAGTGCACTTGTGGCCGGAGCAAAATTCCGCGGTGAGTTTGAAGAGCGTCTGCAAGCTGTATTAAATGAAATTAAAAAGAGTGAAGGTCGCATTTTATTATTCATTGATGAACTTCATACAATTGTCGGGGCTGGTAAAACAGAAGGAGCGATGGATGCAGGAAATATGTTAAAACCAATGCTAGCGCGTGGTGAACTGCATTGTATTGGAGCAACAACGCTAGATGAATACCGTAAATATATTGAGAAAGACCCAGCGTTAGAAAGACGTTTCCAACAAGTATTAGCAGAAGAGCCAACTGTTGAGGATACAATTTCCATTTTACGTGGTTTAAAAGAGCGTTTTGAAATTTATCACGGTGTAAATATTCATGACCGTGCGATTGTAGCAGCATCTGTTTTATCAGATCGATATATTTCAGATCGTTTCTTGCCCGATAAAGCAATTGATCTTGTTGATGAAGCTTGTGCAACAATTCGAACAGAAATTGATTCTATGCCAACAGAATTAGATGAAGTAACGCGCCGCATTATGCAGCTGGAAATTGAAGAAGCTGCTCTTGGGAAAGAAAAGGACTTAGGTAGTCAAGAGCGCCTAAAAACATTGCAACGTGAATTATCGGATTTAAAAGAAGTTGCAAGTAGTATGAGAGCGAAATGGGAGAAAGAAAAAGAAGACATTCATAAAGTGCGTGACTTACGTGAACATTTAGAGCGCTTGCGCCGTGAGTTAGAAGAAGCAGAAGGAAATTATGATTTAAATAAAGCAGCTGAGCTTCGCCACGGGAAAATTCCAGCTATCGAAAAAGAGTTAAAAGAAGCGGAAGAGATGGGTGCACATAATAAACAAGAGAATCGTTTATTACGCGAGGAAGTAAGTGAAGAAGAAATTGCAGACATTGTTTCAAGGTGGACTGGTATTCCTGTCGCAAAACTCGTTGAAGGTGAACGTGAGAAATTATTACGTCTTGAACAAATTTTATCAGAGCGTGTTATCGGTCAAGAGGAAGCGGTAAGCCTTGTATCAGACGCAGTTCTTCGTGCTCGCGCTGGCATTAAAGATCCGAATCGTCCAATTGGTTCATTCATTTTCTTAGGCCCTACAGGTGTTGGTAAAACTGAGCTTGCAAAAACATTAGCACAAACGTTATTTGACAGTGAAGAGCAAATGATTCGTATCGATATGTCTGAGTATATGGAGAAACACGCAGTATCACGCTTAATTGGTGCGCCTCCTGGATATGTTGGATATGAAGAAGGCGGACAATTAACAGAAGCAGTAAGACGTAAACCATATTCTGTTATTTTGTTAGATGAAATCGAAAAAGCACATCCAGAAGTATTCAACATTTTATTACAAATGTTAGACGATGGACGCATTACAGATTCACAAGGACGTACAGTAGACTTTAAAAACACGGTTATTATTATGACTTCAAATATTGGATCTGCTCACTTATTAGAAGGGCTAGAAGAAGATGGTTCTATTAAAGAAGAGTCAAGAGAACTTGTAATGGGACAATTAAGAGGACATTTCCGACCAGAATTCTTAAACCGTGTCGATGAAATTATTTTATTCAAACCTCTTACAAGGAATGAAATTAAAGATATTGTTGATAAGATTGTACAAGAATTACAAGGGCGTTTAGCAGATCGCCACATATCATTAGAATTGACGGAATCTGCAAAAGAATTTGTTGTAGAAGCTGGATTCGATCCGATGTACGGAGCTCGTCCGTTAAAACGATACGTACAGCGTCAAGTTGAGACGAAATTAGCGAGAGAATTGATTGCAGGAACGATTACGGACAATAGTCACGTAGTTGTTGATGTTGAAAATAATGAATTAGTTGTTCATGTAAAGTAA
- the prsA gene encoding peptidylprolyl isomerase PrsA, with product MKGKSIFIITALISIIMLSACGQKNNSATIATTTNSTITKSDFEKQLKDRYGKDTLYEMVAQDVITKKYKVSDDAVDKEVKRAKDQYGEQFKATLENNRLKDEEDFKNQIRFKLALNEAIKQSVTEKDVKDHYKPEIKASHILVSNENEAKEIKKKLDTGTSFEELAKQESQDLVSKDNGGDLGYFGAGKMTPEFEKAAYKLKPGQISNPVKSPNGYHIIKLTDKKDLQPYDEVKDSIRKDLEEERIADPSFGQKLLQDELKKADIKINDSDLKDTFSHLFGKEN from the coding sequence ATGAAAGGAAAAAGTATATTCATTATCACTGCACTAATAAGTATAATAATGCTATCTGCTTGCGGACAAAAAAATAACTCGGCCACAATCGCCACAACAACAAACTCAACCATTACGAAGAGCGATTTCGAAAAACAATTGAAAGATCGATATGGAAAAGACACGCTATACGAAATGGTAGCACAAGATGTTATTACTAAAAAATATAAAGTATCTGATGATGCAGTGGATAAAGAAGTAAAAAGAGCAAAAGATCAATATGGAGAACAATTCAAAGCAACACTAGAAAATAATCGTTTAAAAGATGAAGAAGATTTCAAAAATCAAATTAGATTCAAACTTGCATTGAATGAAGCGATTAAACAAAGCGTTACAGAAAAAGATGTGAAAGATCACTACAAACCAGAAATTAAAGCTAGTCACATTTTAGTAAGTAACGAAAATGAAGCGAAAGAAATAAAAAAGAAATTAGATACCGGCACTTCATTTGAAGAATTAGCGAAACAAGAATCTCAAGATTTAGTATCAAAAGATAATGGCGGAGACCTCGGATACTTCGGGGCAGGCAAAATGACACCTGAATTCGAAAAAGCTGCCTACAAATTAAAACCCGGTCAAATTAGCAATCCCGTTAAATCACCAAACGGCTATCACATTATTAAACTAACTGATAAAAAAGATTTACAACCTTACGATGAAGTGAAAGACTCTATCCGTAAAGACTTAGAAGAAGAACGTATTGCCGACCCTTCCTTCGGTCAAAAGTTATTACAAGATGAATTAAAAAAGGCGGATATTAAAATAAACGACAGTGACTTAAAAGATACATTTTCTCATCTTTTTGGGAAAGAGAACTAA
- a CDS encoding YjzD family protein, which translates to MRFIWALIWSFALVHMMSYVIGSMTGGTYDFNQASIFSVVLAVLVLAIAAAIPNEPVEQH; encoded by the coding sequence ATGCGTTTCATTTGGGCATTAATTTGGTCGTTCGCGCTTGTACATATGATGAGCTACGTAATCGGCTCTATGACTGGCGGTACATACGATTTTAACCAAGCGTCTATTTTCTCAGTTGTTCTTGCGGTATTAGTATTAGCGATTGCAGCTGCGATTCCGAACGAGCCAGTAGAACAACACTAA
- a CDS encoding DUF3941 domain-containing protein, with protein MPHTSDNDKKARDNNAKRTQKNEQEQKNIQQGKRAYSKKTDHL; from the coding sequence ATGCCACATACGAGCGATAACGACAAAAAAGCACGCGACAATAATGCAAAGCGCACTCAAAAAAATGAACAAGAGCAAAAAAATATTCAGCAAGGAAAGCGTGCATATTCTAAGAAAACTGATCACCTTTGA
- a CDS encoding S1-like domain-containing RNA-binding protein, whose translation MYLQLGSIEQVTVLRETEIGYMVGNEEEEIFLHKNELAGEIAEGDTIDVFLYLDHQNRISATMKEPIITTHDWNWVKVVEVIPSLGVFVDIGVSKDILIPLDEFPIYMPVWPEVGDELYCTLKLTNRDRLIALPARDSDMQEIIVDATPSMRNKNVNGRVYRSLQVGSFILTDEHFRAFLHHTERKEQVRIGERVTGRIIDVKDDGTINISLLPRKEEGMEDDAAVLYAYMEERGGAMPFWDKSHPEDIKERFNMSKAAFKRALGKLMKEEKIYQEEGWTYFKK comes from the coding sequence ATGTATTTGCAATTAGGATCGATTGAACAGGTAACTGTTTTACGCGAAACGGAAATCGGATATATGGTTGGAAACGAAGAGGAAGAAATCTTCCTACATAAAAACGAACTAGCTGGAGAAATTGCAGAAGGCGATACAATTGATGTATTCTTATACCTTGATCACCAAAATCGTATTTCAGCAACAATGAAGGAACCAATTATTACAACACATGATTGGAATTGGGTAAAGGTTGTAGAAGTTATTCCTAGTTTAGGTGTGTTTGTTGATATTGGTGTATCAAAAGATATACTAATTCCACTTGATGAGTTTCCAATTTATATGCCAGTATGGCCAGAAGTCGGCGACGAATTATATTGTACGTTAAAATTAACGAATCGTGATCGTTTAATTGCTCTTCCGGCAAGAGATAGTGATATGCAAGAAATTATCGTAGATGCAACGCCATCTATGCGTAATAAAAACGTAAATGGACGTGTGTATCGCTCACTTCAAGTTGGTTCATTCATACTAACTGACGAGCATTTCCGTGCTTTCTTACACCATACAGAAAGAAAAGAACAAGTCCGCATCGGTGAGCGCGTAACAGGTCGTATCATTGACGTAAAAGATGACGGTACAATCAACATTTCACTTCTTCCTCGTAAAGAAGAAGGAATGGAAGATGATGCAGCAGTACTTTATGCATATATGGAAGAACGAGGCGGAGCGATGCCGTTTTGGGATAAGAGCCACCCAGAAGACATTAAAGAACGTTTCAACATGAGTAAAGCTGCATTTAAGCGTGCACTTGGTAAGTTGATGAAAGAAGAGAAGATTTACCAAGAAGAAGGCTGGACTTACTTTAAGAAATAA
- a CDS encoding ComZ family protein, translating to MNEKSMQFLQIAMKHLPEAKAILDSNGIALDMEKAQPVLELLMKVMGEAYELGKADKE from the coding sequence ATGAACGAAAAAAGTATGCAATTTTTACAAATCGCAATGAAGCATTTACCAGAAGCTAAGGCAATTTTAGATTCTAATGGAATTGCACTTGATATGGAGAAAGCGCAGCCGGTGTTAGAGCTATTGATGAAAGTAATGGGCGAAGCGTATGAGCTTGGGAAAGCAGATAAAGAATAA
- a CDS encoding alpha/beta hydrolase, translating to MSITERFFYLEKEPCVIYLPEKPNGFSVMLLGDYNYFIENGTSLWTQHAGRAYFLQGLIEKGYTVFSSNLYGRHWGNDRAVRLAKRLYDVVLRKETLNTKMHIMADGMGALVALEMMNKYSECIRSVVMLNPCLDLPEYVEFEKEHKFFYKRLVKELSLAYDSKEEELESKINKKSFALLPSCVPVKIFVSTQEKRGRKQLLRKYEKMRQLNQCDTSVLFHLQDVKYKMVRQTTDFFKKYEEEL from the coding sequence ATGAGTATTACGGAACGTTTTTTTTATTTAGAAAAAGAACCATGTGTAATTTATTTACCAGAAAAGCCAAATGGATTTTCTGTTATGCTCCTAGGAGATTATAACTATTTTATTGAGAATGGTACAAGTTTATGGACACAACATGCAGGGAGAGCTTATTTTTTACAGGGCCTTATTGAAAAAGGCTATACGGTCTTTTCATCTAACTTATACGGAAGGCATTGGGGAAACGATCGAGCTGTTCGTCTTGCAAAACGTTTGTATGATGTCGTTTTAAGAAAAGAGACATTAAATACGAAAATGCACATTATGGCAGATGGCATGGGAGCGCTTGTAGCACTTGAGATGATGAACAAATACTCTGAATGTATACGTTCTGTCGTTATGTTAAATCCGTGTTTAGATTTACCAGAATATGTGGAGTTTGAGAAAGAGCATAAGTTTTTTTACAAGAGACTCGTGAAGGAATTAAGTTTGGCGTATGATTCCAAAGAAGAAGAATTAGAATCAAAAATAAATAAAAAATCATTTGCGCTTCTTCCGTCTTGTGTACCTGTTAAAATTTTCGTATCAACACAGGAAAAAAGAGGAAGAAAACAGTTGTTACGTAAATACGAGAAAATGAGGCAACTAAATCAATGCGATACTTCTGTTTTATTCCATCTGCAAGATGTGAAATATAAAATGGTTAGACAAACGACTGATTTCTTTAAAAAATATGAAGAAGAATTGTGA
- a CDS encoding Cof-type HAD-IIB family hydrolase, with protein MNKQHLIALDLDGTLLTDNKIISPRTKNTIAKAKEQGHIVVISTGRPFRASYDYYKELSLNTPIVNFNGAYVHHPLDSNWGTHHSPLELSTAQEIVRACFDFGVKNVYAEVMDDVYVREIDEDKKHIFEFGSPKIFTGDLLNILNDHPTCLLIDAHDEHSAAIRQHLTDMHAEVIDHRKWGAPWPIIEIVKSGLNKAVGLQKISGHYNIPKERIIAFGDEDNDFEMIEFAGHGIAMGNAIPELKSLANHTTLTNEEDGIALYLEEVLGL; from the coding sequence ATGAACAAACAACATTTAATCGCTTTAGACTTAGACGGAACATTATTAACAGACAACAAAATAATTTCTCCAAGAACTAAAAACACAATTGCAAAAGCAAAAGAACAAGGACATATTGTCGTTATTTCAACAGGGCGTCCATTCCGCGCTAGTTACGATTATTATAAAGAACTTAGCCTTAACACACCAATCGTAAACTTTAATGGGGCTTACGTGCATCACCCACTTGATTCAAATTGGGGAACACATCACTCTCCTCTTGAACTTTCAACAGCGCAAGAAATCGTCCGAGCTTGCTTTGATTTCGGTGTGAAAAATGTCTATGCTGAAGTCATGGATGATGTGTATGTCCGTGAAATTGATGAAGATAAAAAACATATTTTTGAATTCGGTTCTCCAAAGATTTTCACAGGAGATTTATTAAATATTTTAAATGACCACCCAACTTGCTTATTAATCGATGCACATGACGAGCATTCTGCTGCAATTCGCCAACATTTAACAGATATGCATGCTGAAGTCATCGACCATAGAAAATGGGGTGCGCCTTGGCCAATTATTGAAATTGTAAAAAGCGGATTAAATAAAGCTGTCGGATTACAAAAAATTTCAGGCCATTACAATATTCCTAAAGAACGAATTATCGCTTTTGGTGATGAGGATAACGACTTTGAAATGATCGAATTTGCTGGTCATGGAATCGCAATGGGTAATGCAATCCCTGAATTAAAATCACTCGCAAATCATACAACATTAACGAATGAAGAAGATGGTATCGCTCTATATTTAGAAGAGGTTCTTGGATTGTAA
- a CDS encoding YajQ family cyclic di-GMP-binding protein, whose protein sequence is MAKESSFDIVSKVELPEVTNAINIALKEIQNRYDFKGSKSDIKLEKEVLVLTSDDEFKLDQVKDVLIAKLVKRNVPIKNLDYGKVEAASGNTVRQRATLQQGIDKDNAKKINNIIKEMKLKVKTQVQDDQVRVTAKSRDDLQAVIAAVRSVDLPIDVQFINYR, encoded by the coding sequence ATGGCAAAAGAGAGTTCTTTTGACATCGTTTCGAAAGTAGAATTACCTGAAGTAACAAACGCAATTAACATCGCATTAAAGGAAATCCAAAACCGATATGACTTTAAAGGTAGTAAAAGTGATATCAAATTAGAAAAAGAAGTACTTGTTTTAACTTCTGATGACGAGTTCAAATTAGACCAAGTAAAAGACGTTCTAATTGCTAAACTTGTAAAACGTAACGTTCCAATCAAAAACTTGGACTACGGAAAAGTTGAGGCTGCATCTGGTAACACTGTTCGCCAACGTGCAACTCTGCAACAAGGTATCGATAAAGATAACGCGAAAAAAATTAACAACATCATTAAAGAAATGAAATTAAAAGTAAAAACACAAGTACAAGATGACCAAGTACGCGTAACAGCAAAAAGCCGTGATGACTTACAAGCAGTAATCGCAGCCGTTCGCAGCGTTGACTTACCAATCGACGTACAGTTCATTAACTACCGATAA
- a CDS encoding alpha-amylase family glycosyl hydrolase codes for MRFVLKIGIIFLQLEVWGMRVKKIWTKELFICFCLAVILFVPVHTFAEEKREWRDEVIYSIMIDRFNNGEPKNDKQLDVGNLEGYQGGDIRGIIKRVDYIKEMGFTTIMLSPLFESEKYDGLGVRNFQKVNEHFGTENDVKELVNEAHKKGMKVVFQFPYEENEQQLIDSMKWWIKEVDLDGSYVIHSEKKPRAFWDEVQEDLQKVKKDFHIMTKEDNEYYKKIVESFSKVDMSVKHLYDVSGKEEEFATFLDNQETKRFARIAKENMYYPPSRLKLAITYLYTSPGIPNFYYGTEIALDGGDAPDNRRLMDFKSDEKFMQHITKLGELRQTRPSLRRGTFELLYDKDGMSILKRKYKDEVTLVAINNTKETQKVSLPVSAIGEKQELRGLLEDEIIRVENGNFYLVLKREESNVYKVSEETGVNWLFISLIVGVNVLFITFLITVKKKGK; via the coding sequence ATGCGATTTGTTCTGAAAATTGGTATAATATTCTTACAATTGGAAGTTTGGGGGATGCGTGTGAAAAAAATATGGACGAAGGAACTATTCATTTGTTTTTGTTTAGCTGTTATTTTGTTTGTACCAGTACATACTTTTGCGGAAGAAAAAAGGGAATGGCGAGATGAAGTTATATATTCTATTATGATTGATCGCTTCAACAACGGAGAACCGAAAAATGACAAACAGTTAGACGTTGGTAATTTAGAAGGGTATCAGGGAGGAGATATAAGAGGGATTATAAAAAGAGTGGACTACATAAAAGAAATGGGATTTACTACTATTATGCTTTCACCGCTTTTTGAAAGTGAAAAGTATGATGGATTAGGTGTTCGAAACTTTCAAAAAGTAAATGAACATTTCGGAACAGAAAATGATGTGAAAGAACTTGTAAATGAGGCTCACAAAAAAGGGATGAAAGTTGTCTTTCAATTTCCTTATGAAGAAAATGAGCAACAATTAATAGACTCGATGAAATGGTGGATAAAAGAAGTCGATTTAGACGGAAGTTATGTGATACATAGTGAAAAAAAGCCGCGTGCTTTTTGGGATGAAGTGCAAGAGGATTTGCAGAAGGTAAAGAAAGATTTTCACATTATGACAAAGGAAGATAATGAGTACTATAAAAAAATAGTAGAGTCATTTTCAAAAGTAGATATGTCTGTGAAACATTTATATGATGTGAGTGGAAAAGAAGAGGAATTCGCTACGTTTTTAGATAATCAAGAAACAAAGCGATTTGCGCGTATTGCAAAAGAAAATATGTATTACCCGCCGTCTCGTTTAAAACTAGCGATCACTTACTTATATACATCCCCGGGGATACCGAATTTTTATTACGGAACTGAAATCGCATTAGATGGAGGGGATGCTCCAGATAATAGACGATTAATGGATTTCAAGTCGGATGAAAAGTTTATGCAGCACATAACGAAGCTAGGTGAACTTAGACAAACGAGACCATCTTTACGACGCGGTACGTTTGAACTTCTATATGATAAAGATGGAATGAGTATATTAAAACGAAAGTATAAAGATGAAGTAACATTAGTAGCAATTAATAATACGAAAGAAACACAAAAAGTTTCCTTGCCTGTAAGTGCAATTGGTGAAAAGCAAGAGTTAAGAGGCTTGTTAGAAGACGAAATTATAAGAGTAGAAAACGGAAATTTTTATCTCGTTTTAAAGCGTGAGGAATCGAATGTGTATAAAGTTAGTGAAGAAACAGGTGTGAATTGGTTATTTATCTCCTTAATAGTTGGTGTGAACGTATTATTTATTACTTTTTTAATTACGGTTAAAAAGAAAGGGAAATGA
- a CDS encoding DUF3813 domain-containing protein, whose translation MGNLLFQQARDAVASAVSCSSGAEQQELVYRAKNSLHSAYANSSTAEKVQLREMQEQLQNITNLH comes from the coding sequence ATGGGGAACTTACTATTCCAACAAGCTAGAGACGCTGTTGCAAGTGCTGTTTCTTGTTCAAGTGGCGCTGAACAACAGGAACTCGTTTATAGAGCAAAAAATTCTTTGCACTCTGCTTATGCAAACTCTTCAACTGCTGAAAAAGTTCAGCTACGTGAAATGCAGGAGCAATTGCAAAACATTACGAATTTGCATTAA
- a CDS encoding YitT family protein has translation MDLKLNYTELIKKLIVVIIAGLLNAIGMNLFLTPAKVYASGFAGLSQLLSQILGDFLSIHISTGVLFSLFNIPVVILAWKKVGKAFTFFSFLCVIFMTLFLEIIPVRAVSNDIILNAIFGGIISAIGVGIALKWGASTGGLDIIAMILSKIKDKPVGTYFFFFNAIIIIAAGYVYGWEKALYTLVTLYVSTRIIDAIHTRHVKITALIITKNGANVRKAIHSRLVRGITTIPATGAYTNENKEMLMIVITRYELYELERVIKQVDPGAFTNILQTVGVFGLFRKD, from the coding sequence ATGGATTTGAAGCTGAATTATACTGAACTTATTAAGAAGCTAATCGTTGTAATTATTGCAGGTTTATTAAATGCAATTGGAATGAATTTATTTTTAACACCAGCGAAAGTGTATGCGAGTGGTTTTGCTGGATTGTCTCAATTATTGTCACAAATATTAGGTGACTTTTTATCTATTCATATATCTACGGGTGTATTGTTTAGCTTATTTAATATTCCTGTCGTTATTTTAGCGTGGAAAAAGGTTGGAAAGGCTTTTACGTTTTTTAGTTTTCTTTGTGTTATATTTATGACTTTGTTTTTAGAAATTATCCCAGTTAGAGCGGTTTCGAACGATATCATATTGAATGCGATTTTTGGTGGTATTATTTCAGCGATTGGGGTAGGAATTGCTTTAAAGTGGGGTGCTTCTACCGGTGGCCTAGATATTATCGCCATGATTTTATCAAAGATAAAAGATAAGCCTGTCGGCACGTATTTTTTCTTCTTTAATGCAATTATCATTATCGCCGCGGGCTATGTGTATGGATGGGAAAAAGCATTATATACTTTGGTTACTTTGTATGTGTCAACGAGAATTATTGATGCGATTCATACCCGTCATGTGAAGATTACGGCATTAATTATTACAAAGAACGGGGCAAATGTGCGAAAAGCGATTCACTCTCGCTTAGTGAGAGGGATTACAACTATACCAGCAACAGGTGCTTATACAAATGAAAATAAAGAAATGTTAATGATTGTTATTACTCGTTACGAGTTGTACGAATTAGAGAGGGTTATTAAACAGGTGGACCCAGGTGCATTTACAAATATACTGCAAACGGTCGGGGTGTTTGGATTGTTTAGAAAAGATTAA
- a CDS encoding NAD-dependent epimerase/dehydratase family protein, with the protein MFQGERVGGMKRVLIIGALTFVGYHLVNKMIAEEVEVYGLDFDEFDSMTKINEEKLLLIGRNALFTYYSIRDEDGWRSVEEESFDTVYFCLYEPNQQSGFRNERVILQYLKRIVRMCENNKVKLNLISSIEIGSTEESENKRLFSKVEEGLKKGELQYSAYRVPTLYGPWQPSFMMYHQLILSELDEKECRCINGEKGSDLLYIEDVCEYLWKNGMNVKRLGVYDLLSGKEALWEKGMTLLHADDKVNKKNMEVRDEAVEVISIQKNTPVEFGLNKQLAHMKKYKKLYEG; encoded by the coding sequence TTGTTTCAAGGGGAAAGGGTTGGTGGTATGAAACGCGTGCTGATTATAGGTGCACTTACGTTTGTAGGTTATCACCTTGTGAATAAAATGATTGCAGAAGAAGTAGAAGTATATGGTCTTGATTTTGATGAATTTGATAGTATGACAAAAATTAATGAAGAGAAATTATTGTTGATTGGGCGAAATGCGTTATTTACGTACTATTCTATAAGGGATGAAGACGGATGGCGATCGGTAGAGGAAGAGAGTTTCGATACAGTTTATTTTTGCTTGTATGAGCCGAATCAGCAAAGTGGATTTCGGAATGAAAGGGTCATATTACAATATTTAAAACGAATCGTAAGGATGTGTGAAAACAATAAAGTAAAGTTAAATCTAATTTCTTCTATTGAAATAGGAAGCACTGAAGAATCCGAAAACAAACGTCTATTTTCGAAAGTGGAAGAAGGGTTGAAAAAAGGAGAATTACAATATAGCGCATATCGAGTTCCTACATTATATGGGCCGTGGCAACCGTCGTTTATGATGTATCATCAGCTCATTTTATCAGAACTCGATGAAAAAGAGTGCCGTTGTATAAATGGAGAAAAAGGAAGCGATTTACTTTACATTGAAGATGTATGTGAGTATTTATGGAAAAATGGAATGAATGTAAAGCGCCTCGGTGTATATGACTTACTTAGCGGAAAAGAAGCGTTATGGGAAAAAGGTATGACCTTACTGCATGCAGATGATAAAGTAAATAAAAAAAATATGGAAGTAAGAGATGAAGCTGTAGAGGTTATTTCTATTCAAAAAAATACACCAGTAGAATTCGGTTTAAATAAACAATTGGCACATATGAAAAAATATAAAAAGTTATACGAAGGGTAG